In the genome of Acidovorax sp. 69, the window CGGGCAGACGGCCGGTGCGCCTGGCGCATCAGACGGCGGGCCCACCACGGGCCCCGGGCATTCAGCTGGTGCTCTGCAGTTGCTCCAGCGTCACAAACTCCAGCGCGCGGGCGTGGGTGCATTCCAGAATCACCGGGGGTGCCACGCCGGCCTCATAGGCCTCCTTCCAGCGCAGGGCGCACAGGCACCAGCGGTTGTTGGCCCGCAGCCCCGCAAACCGGTGCTCGGGCCGGGGCGTGATGAGGTCGTTGCCGCGCGCGAGCGAGAAGTCCAGAAACGCCTGCGTCATGCGTGCGCAGATCACGTGGGTGCCGAGGTCGTGTTCGTCAGTGTTGCAGCAACCGTCGCGGTAATAGCCGGTCAGCGGGTCATAGGAGCAGGGCATCAGCAAAGTGCCCAGAACGTTCAGTGCGGTCATGTCGGGTGATGGTGGTGGGTAGAGGTGATTTGTGTGGGGTGCGCGATGCGCAGCGGCTCAGCCGTCCTTGCCACGGCGGCGCAACACCACCGTGATCTGCCCGTTGGTCTCGATGGTGGCGCGCTCCACATCGTGCGCGTGCAGGCAGCCTCCGGCGCGCAGGGCGGCCTCCACGTCGTCACGGGTCAGCAGCTCCTTGCGCATCAGCGCCTGGTTCAGCTGGCCCTCGTGGATCAACACCTGGGCCTTGCCGTCCACCCAGCGCCCAACGCGTGGAAAGTGGAACGCCAGCCGCGCCAGTGCCACATGGCACAGCATCAGCGTGCTGGCCGACACCAGCCCGCCCACCAGCGAGTTGTCGCCCGCGTTCATTGAGTTCTGCACGGCGTTCGACAGAATCAGCAACAAGATCAGGTCAAACGGCTCGTACTGCCCCGTTTGTCGCTTGCCCGTGAGGCGCAGGAACACCAGCAAAAAAAGATAAACCGCCACGCCGCGCAGCACAAACTCCCACCACGGCACGCTCATTTGCCACATTGCAAGTCTCCTTGTTGAAGGCATGGGTGGCGCCCAGTCTACGGCCTGCGGGCCGTGAGCGAGAATCCCGGAAAGTCCATCGGCACCTGCAGGTGCCGCCTGTGTGCGGCCACCGCCGCTTTCACCGAAAGAAACCACACCATGCAACGCCGCCACCTCCTCCAAACCAGCGCTCTGGGCGCCCTGTGGTGCGCCACCGTACAGCACGCCTGGGCCCTCTCGCTGGGCGATCTCACCAATGCCGATGCGTCCAGTGGCCTCAAGGCAGCATTGACCCAGGGTGCGCAGGCAGCGGTGTCGCTGCTGGGCCGCAACGATGGTTTTTTGGGCAACCCCAAGGTACGCATTGGCCTGCCGGGCTACCTGGACGACGCCGCCAAGGTGATGAAATCCCTGGGCCAGGGCAAACGCATTGACGAGCTGGTGGTCTCTATCAACCGCGCCGCTGAAGCCGCCGTGCCCATGGGCAAAGACCTGCTGGTGGGCGCGGTGCAAAGCATGACCGTGACAGACGCCAAGAACATCCTCACCGGTGGCGACAACTCGGTGACCACCTTTTTTGCCGACAAGACCCGCACGCCGCTCGGCCAGCGCTTCTTGCCCGTGGTGAACCAGGCCACCGAAAAGGTCGGCCTCACGCAGAAGTACAACGCCTTTGCCGGCAAGGCCGCCAGCTTTGGCCTGCTCAAGGCCGAGGACGCCAACCTGGCGCAGTACGTCACCGGCAAGACGCTCGATGGCCTGTACCTCATGATTGGCGAGGAAGAGCGCCGCATCCGCCAGGACCCTGCGGCTGCGGGCAGCGCCGTGGCCCGCAAGGTGTTTGGCGCATTGCGCTAAAGCGGCCTGCCGTGGTGCCTTCGCCCACCGACCCATGTCCCTGCGGGCGTCTGGCGCCTGCGCGCCCTGGCGGCAGCAAGGGCCCAGGCGCGGCCAAGCTGCCGTATGCGCAGTGTTGTGGCCGCTATCTGGACCCGCAGGGCGCCGATGCTCCCCTCGCCCCCGACGCCGAAAGCCTCATGCGGTCGCGCTACACCGCCTTTGTGTGTGAGCGCTCCGACTATTTGCAGGCCACCTGGCATGCCAGCACGCGCCCGGCGGCGCTCGACTTCGAGGCCGGCGCCAAATGGCTGGGCCTGGATGTGCGCAGTCACCGCGCTACCGATGCCGACCACGCCGTGGTCGAGTTTGTGGCCCGCTACCGCGTGGGCGGCCGCGCCGTGCGCCTGCACGAGACCAGCCGGTTCGTGCGTGTGGACGAGCGCTGGCTGTATGTGGATGGCGATCTCAGCGCCTGATTTTGAATGAAAATGACCTCTAGCGCTTGTCCCGTAAGCGCTAACAGCTATGAAATTTGAAGCAATCCTGTTTGACTGCGACGGTGTGCTGGTGGACAGCGAACCCATCACCAACGGCGTGCTGCGCGAGATGCTGGCCGAGGCTGGCTGGGCGCTGTCGCCCGAAGAGTGTCTGCGCATCTTCATCGGCAAGATGGTACGCAGCGAGGCCGCGCGCATCGAGCGGCACACCGGCCGCCCGCTCACCGACGAATGGATGGCCGCCTTTTACGCGCGCCGCAATGCCGCGCTGGAGCAGCAGCTCACGGCCATCGAACATATCCACAGCGCCGTGGAGCGAGTGCATGCCCACCATGGCGGTCGCATTGCCTGCGCCTCGGGCGCCGACCGCTACAAGGTCGAGATGCAACTGGCCAAGGTGGGTCTGGCCCCGTACTTTGCGGGCCGCATCTTCAGCGGCCACGAGATGCCCGCCACCAAGCCCGCTCCCGACGTGTACCTGGCCGCCGCTGCGGCCCTGCAGGCCGCACCCACGCGCTGTGCGGTGGTCGAGGACACCGTGACCGGCGTCACCGCCGGTGTGGCGGCCGGTGCCACGGTGTTTGCCTACGCCCCGCTGGACGACGGCGCCGCGCTGCGCGCCGCCGGGGCAGACCATGTGTTTCGCAGCATGGCCGAGCTGCCCGCGTTGCTGGGCTGCTGAGCGCGCAACCTCAAGGCTGCGTGTCGGGCGCCGGTGTGGTTGGCACACCCTGTTCGTGCGCCGCCCGCGTCTGCGCTGTCATTGCCCGCTGGTATCCGGGCCGCTCTTGCAGCCGCTGCCAGTAGGCCTGTGTGGCCGGGCCGAACTGCGCGGAAAGTCCCAGGTGCTGCGCCAGCAGCAGCGCATACCCCACCGCCACATCCGCCGCCGTGAAGCGGCCCGCGCACAGGTGCTCGCTGTGCGCCGCCGTGGCCTCCACCGCCCGCAGCCGCGCCAGAAACCAGCGGCTGTAGTCCTCCACCACCTGCGGCTGCTTGCGCTCAGCGGGTTCAAACCGGCCATAGCGCAGCACCAGCGTTTGCGGAAACGTCAGCGTGGCATCGCTCATGTGCAGCCAGTTCAGGTACGCGCCATACGCCGGGTGGGTGGGCGCCACATCCAGCCCCGCATCGGGGTGCGTGGCGGCGAGGTACTGGCACATCGCGGCGGATTCGGTCATGCGCACATCGCCCTGCACCAGCAGGGGCACCGTGCCCAGCGGGTTCTCATCCAGAAACGACCGGGCCTTGGCGCGCGGCGGGAAGGGCAGCATGTGGAGCTGGTAGGGGAGTTGCAGCTCTTCGAGCATCCACAGGGGGCGGAAGGAGCGGGCGCTGACGCAGTGGTGGAGGTGAAGCATCATGGGTAGGGGGGTTGGCTGGTCGGGTGCTGTCCCGCAGCTTGGCTGGGGTGTTGCCCGGCGTGGGCATCATCTGCGCGCTGACCACTGTGCATGTCATTCCGGCAGTAGTGAATCTCTATGGTCGAGTGGACGATTTCCTCGTGCACGGACAACCGTTCGCGCACCACCTCCGGTGTCAGCATGTGGTCATGGGTGACCACCGTCATAGCGCATGAATAAACCTGTTTGCCAACACGCCAGACATGCAAGTCGGTGATTTTTGTGTGATTGACTTCTTGTTCTGTTTCAACCACCTCGCGAATCTCTTCGACCACAGGGTGATCCATCTCACGGTCCAGCAGTACCTTGCCTGTGTCGGAAATGAGGCCCTTTGCCCAGATAGCGACCAGCACGGCGCCGATGACTCCCATGAATGGGTCGAGCCAAGACCAGCCGAAGAACCAGCCACCGAAGAGGGCCGCGATAGCCAGCACCGATGTTGCGGCATCGGCGATCACATGGATGTAGGCGGACTTGAGGTTGAGGTCGTGGTGGTGGCCGTGGTGTGACGCCTGCTGGCTGTGTGCGTGATCTTGCTGGTGGCCATGTCCATGGTGATGCGCCTTGCCAAGGATCAGTGCACACACCACGTTGACCAGCAGCCCAAGAATGGCAACCACGATGGCCTCCTTGTACTGGATCGGTTGCGGCGAGAGGATGCGTTCAACCGACCCGACCAGCATCATCACTGCCACGCCCAACAAAAAAATGGCGCTGGCAAATCCACTCAGGATTTCGATCTTCCAGGTACCAAAGGCAAAGCGCGGGTCTTGGGCGTAGCGCCGGGCGGTTCCATAAGCTACCGCCGACAGGCCGATGGCTACGGCATGGGAACTCATGTGCCAGCCGTCTGCCAGCAAGGCCATTGAGTTGAACCACCATCCGGCGGCAATTTCGACCACCATGGTGATGGCAGTGATCCACATCACCACACGCGTGCTGCGTTCGGCTGCGTCGTTGCCAGTGTCAAACACGTGATCGTGGACCCAGCGGGAGAGGTTTTCGGTATGCACAGTCGTTCTCACTTGATATAGGCGCGCAACACATCGATCAGCTCGTTGGCGCCCTGCGATCGTTCCGCATCGTTGGTTATCGTTGGACTGGCGATATGGGTGTGCACATGCTGTTCAAGCACCTCCGTCATCAGCCCGCCCATCGCCCCACGCACGGCGGCGATTTGGTGAAGGATGTCTGCGCAACCCTTTTCTGCATCGAGCGCGCGCTCCAGGGCCTCGACCTGCCCCCGGATACGACGCACTCTAGCCAGCAGCTTTGGTTTTTGATGGATAGTGTGAGTCATGTGAATTCAAAATATGACATAGGGGGGTAGAGTATTTTAAGGGGCGGCTTATCTGCCAGGATGCGACGTTCTGGCGCTATACCCGCACCGCCCTCCGAAACTCCGCAGGCGATTGCCCCGTCCACCCCCGGAACGCCCGGATAAAACTCTTCTCATTCACAAACCCCGCTGCCTCGGCCACCTGTTTGATGGGGCGTTGCGTGCGGTGCAGCAACTCCACCGCGCGGGTGCGGCGCACCTCGTCTTTCAGGCCCTGCAGCGTGGCGCCTTCTTCCTTCAGCTGCCGGTGCAGGGTGCGCGGCGACACATGCAGCAGCGCGGCCAATGATTCGGCGCTGTGCTGGGGCAGCGCATGGGCGGGCTGGCCGGGCAGAGGGGCGCCCAGCAGCTGGCGCACGCGCTGCACCAGCAGGCGGTCGCGGCGGTAGTGCAGCACCGTCAGGGGCAGGGCGTGCTGCAACATCTGGCGCAGGGCCTGTTCGTCGCGGCGCAGGGGCAGGTGCAGGTAGCGGGCGTCAAAGTACAGGGCGGTGCGCGGCGCGTGGAAGGTGACGGGGCCACGGAACAGCACGGCGTAAGCGTCGGCATGGGGCGGCGCATCAAACGCAAACTCGGCCGCGATGAGCGGAATGCGCGAATCCACCAGCCAGCAGGCCAGGCCGTGGGCATTGCGCAGCACCGACACCAGGCAGAACTCGCGCAGCGCGCCCAGGTCGCGCGCCTCGGTGATCGCCAGGGTGGCGGTGTCGCCAGCGCTAGTGAGGGTGAGGGCAATGTCGTCCGTCAGCAGCCCATGGTGGCGGCACCAGCGGGCCAGCGCCACCTGCAGCGTGGGCGAGCTGATGCTGGCGCGCGCCAGCATGCCGTAGCTGCCCCAAGGCAGGCGGCGGCTGAACCAGCCCAGCGCCTCGTCGTCCAGCTCCTGCATGGCTGCGTCGGAGATCTGCTCCATCTGCCAGGCGGTGATGTGGGCGCTGTCGTCCTGCAACAGTGGCGGCGCAATTTGTGCCAGGGCCAGGGCGCGCTCGGGGTTCATGCCGCGCTGTGTGTACGCCAGAACAATGGCGCGCACAAAGGCGATGGGCGTGGCGGCGGGGGCGGTGGCAGACGGGGGCAGGCGGTCTGTAGCGGTAGGGGCAAGCGGTTTCACGCCGCAGAGTGTGCCAGCCGTGGCACGATTTGCAACCATTGTGTCCACCTGATCGGGGTGCAGGCTTCTATGCTTACGCATCGCCGCCCGCAAACCCTGGACCCCTGTGGCCAGGGCTGGATGACAGAGCCGAGGAGACAACACCCGTGACGATTGCCGCCGCAACGAACTCCGCCCCGCTGGTGGGCAGCCACGCCCGTGGCGCCATCGACGTTCCCTTGATCGAGCAGACCATCGGCGCCTTTTTTGCCGACATGGTGGCCCGCCAGCCCGGGCGTGAGGCGCTGGTCAGCGTGCACCAGGGCCGCCGATTCACCTATGCCCAACTGCAGACCGAGACACACCGCCTGGCCAGTGCACTGTTGGGGATGGGGCTCAAGCCCGGCGACCGCGTGGGCATCTGGTCGCACAACAACGCCGAATGGGTGCTGATGCAGCTGGCCACCGCGAAGGTAGGCCTGGTGCTGGTCAACATCAACCCGGCCTACCGCACGTCCGAAGTCGAATACGCGCTGAACAAGGTGGGCTGCAAGCTCTTGGTGACCATGGCGCGCTTCAAGACCAGCGACTACCTGGGCATGCTGCGCGAGCTGGCGCCCGAATGGGCGCACGGCACACCGGGCCAGCTGGAGGCGCAACAGCTGCCCCTGCTCAACACCGTGGTGTGGATTGATGAATCTGGCGTGGGTGCCGACGAGCCGGGCCTGCTGCGCTTTTCCGACCTGCTGGCACGCGGCAACGCGGCCGACCCGCGCCTGGCGCAAATCGCAGCGACGCTGAAAGCCACCGACCCCATCAACATCCAGTTCACCAGCGGCACCACGGGTTTCCCCAAAGGGGCCACGCTCACGCACCGCAACATCCTGAACAACGGGTTTTTCATCGGCGAGTGCATGAAGCTCACGCCCGAAGACCGCCTGTGCATCCCCGTGCCGCTGTACCACTGCTTTGGCATGGTGCTGGGCAACCTGGCCTGCCTCACGCACGGCTCTGCCATCGTGTACCCCAACGATGGGTTCGACCCGCTCACGGTGCTGCAGACGGTGCAGGACGAAAAATGCACCGGCCTGCACGGCGTGCCCACCATGTTCATTGCCGAGCTGGACCACCCGCGCTTTTCCGAGTTCGACCTGTCGACCCTGCGCACCGGCATCATGGCCGGCTCGCCATGCCCCACCGAGGTCATGAAGCGTGTGGTGGAGCAGATGAATCTGTCGCAGATCACCATCGCCTACGGCATGACCGAGACCAGCCCGGTCAGCTGCCAGAG includes:
- a CDS encoding DUF2237 family protein produces the protein MTALNVLGTLLMPCSYDPLTGYYRDGCCNTDEHDLGTHVICARMTQAFLDFSLARGNDLITPRPEHRFAGLRANNRWCLCALRWKEAYEAGVAPPVILECTHARALEFVTLEQLQSTS
- a CDS encoding DUF421 domain-containing protein, giving the protein MWQMSVPWWEFVLRGVAVYLFLLVFLRLTGKRQTGQYEPFDLILLLILSNAVQNSMNAGDNSLVGGLVSASTLMLCHVALARLAFHFPRVGRWVDGKAQVLIHEGQLNQALMRKELLTRDDVEAALRAGGCLHAHDVERATIETNGQITVVLRRRGKDG
- a CDS encoding DUF4197 domain-containing protein, with product MQRRHLLQTSALGALWCATVQHAWALSLGDLTNADASSGLKAALTQGAQAAVSLLGRNDGFLGNPKVRIGLPGYLDDAAKVMKSLGQGKRIDELVVSINRAAEAAVPMGKDLLVGAVQSMTVTDAKNILTGGDNSVTTFFADKTRTPLGQRFLPVVNQATEKVGLTQKYNAFAGKAASFGLLKAEDANLAQYVTGKTLDGLYLMIGEEERRIRQDPAAAGSAVARKVFGALR
- a CDS encoding YchJ family protein, which codes for MVPSPTDPCPCGRLAPARPGGSKGPGAAKLPYAQCCGRYLDPQGADAPLAPDAESLMRSRYTAFVCERSDYLQATWHASTRPAALDFEAGAKWLGLDVRSHRATDADHAVVEFVARYRVGGRAVRLHETSRFVRVDERWLYVDGDLSA
- a CDS encoding HAD family phosphatase → MKFEAILFDCDGVLVDSEPITNGVLREMLAEAGWALSPEECLRIFIGKMVRSEAARIERHTGRPLTDEWMAAFYARRNAALEQQLTAIEHIHSAVERVHAHHGGRIACASGADRYKVEMQLAKVGLAPYFAGRIFSGHEMPATKPAPDVYLAAAAALQAAPTRCAVVEDTVTGVTAGVAAGATVFAYAPLDDGAALRAAGADHVFRSMAELPALLGC
- a CDS encoding glutathione S-transferase family protein codes for the protein MLHLHHCVSARSFRPLWMLEELQLPYQLHMLPFPPRAKARSFLDENPLGTVPLLVQGDVRMTESAAMCQYLAATHPDAGLDVAPTHPAYGAYLNWLHMSDATLTFPQTLVLRYGRFEPAERKQPQVVEDYSRWFLARLRAVEATAAHSEHLCAGRFTAADVAVGYALLLAQHLGLSAQFGPATQAYWQRLQERPGYQRAMTAQTRAAHEQGVPTTPAPDTQP
- the dmeF gene encoding CDF family Co(II)/Ni(II) efflux transporter DmeF, coding for MHTENLSRWVHDHVFDTGNDAAERSTRVVMWITAITMVVEIAAGWWFNSMALLADGWHMSSHAVAIGLSAVAYGTARRYAQDPRFAFGTWKIEILSGFASAIFLLGVAVMMLVGSVERILSPQPIQYKEAIVVAILGLLVNVVCALILGKAHHHGHGHQQDHAHSQQASHHGHHHDLNLKSAYIHVIADAATSVLAIAALFGGWFFGWSWLDPFMGVIGAVLVAIWAKGLISDTGKVLLDREMDHPVVEEIREVVETEQEVNHTKITDLHVWRVGKQVYSCAMTVVTHDHMLTPEVVRERLSVHEEIVHSTIEIHYCRNDMHSGQRADDAHAGQHPSQAAGQHPTSQPPYP
- a CDS encoding metal/formaldehyde-sensitive transcriptional repressor yields the protein MTHTIHQKPKLLARVRRIRGQVEALERALDAEKGCADILHQIAAVRGAMGGLMTEVLEQHVHTHIASPTITNDAERSQGANELIDVLRAYIK
- a CDS encoding AraC family transcriptional regulator; this encodes MVANRATAGTLCGVKPLAPTATDRLPPSATAPAATPIAFVRAIVLAYTQRGMNPERALALAQIAPPLLQDDSAHITAWQMEQISDAAMQELDDEALGWFSRRLPWGSYGMLARASISSPTLQVALARWCRHHGLLTDDIALTLTSAGDTATLAITEARDLGALREFCLVSVLRNAHGLACWLVDSRIPLIAAEFAFDAPPHADAYAVLFRGPVTFHAPRTALYFDARYLHLPLRRDEQALRQMLQHALPLTVLHYRRDRLLVQRVRQLLGAPLPGQPAHALPQHSAESLAALLHVSPRTLHRQLKEEGATLQGLKDEVRRTRAVELLHRTQRPIKQVAEAAGFVNEKSFIRAFRGWTGQSPAEFRRAVRV
- a CDS encoding AMP-binding protein, which gives rise to MTIAAATNSAPLVGSHARGAIDVPLIEQTIGAFFADMVARQPGREALVSVHQGRRFTYAQLQTETHRLASALLGMGLKPGDRVGIWSHNNAEWVLMQLATAKVGLVLVNINPAYRTSEVEYALNKVGCKLLVTMARFKTSDYLGMLRELAPEWAHGTPGQLEAQQLPLLNTVVWIDESGVGADEPGLLRFSDLLARGNAADPRLAQIAATLKATDPINIQFTSGTTGFPKGATLTHRNILNNGFFIGECMKLTPEDRLCIPVPLYHCFGMVLGNLACLTHGSAIVYPNDGFDPLTVLQTVQDEKCTGLHGVPTMFIAELDHPRFSEFDLSTLRTGIMAGSPCPTEVMKRVVEQMNLSQITIAYGMTETSPVSCQSSTDTPLPKRVSTVGQVQPHLEVKIVDPDSGAVVPVGQRGEFCTRGYSVMHGYWGDEAKTREAIDADGWMHTGDLATMDDEGYVNIVGRIKDMVIRGGENIYPREIEEFLYRHPQVQDVQVVGVPDAKYGEELCAWIIAKPGTTPTEDDIRAFCKGQIAHYKVPRYIRFVTSFPMTVTGKIQKFKIRDEMKDLLGLEEQKTA